The following are from one region of the Hyphomicrobium album genome:
- a CDS encoding response regulator, which yields MREHDAIELPSAPFDAISPMQGLGSYLPTVGAIVAGAIIALGVVASGAGTPVLIAALVALATAGVFFLLAYSAGYIRFGQRLPLAEVVKAATDGLDVGVMIARREGEPVYANTAFEGFIGRGERDAVVGLQQFLASDAAGSAALFRLTRAAEHGEALSEEFSIGRMVVGGRPRRTLQLAVNPLAGDGAQELVLWRLTDVTADRQREANRVAGVEVQLAQFDNAPIGLASVAADGTLLHVNGTLGRWIGRTPRAVLDERLTLADIASGDGAALVSRLTGSESQEAATLDFDLAREDGRVMPARLLARAVPSGKGLTVAIVDLAGDGAAEFEEDASGARFARFFQSAPFGIAMLGSDGRIVSANSSFCRMLLDGAAGTGIAAADALGRAADAETRKAVDEALQRVISGRVHTVPIEIAAGAKRDHVTRVYMSPFAAGGAREAAILYVVDATEQKALEARFAQSQKMEVVGKLAGGIAHDFNNMLTAILGFSDMLLAQHRPKDVAYKDLTNIKASANRAAELVRKLLALARQQTLQNEVINLGEVLTDQFNMLKGFVSEKSELKISTSPDLWTVMVDKHEFEQALYNLVTNAKDAMPDGGTVAIRARNVPERETQKFENREFVPGEYVLIEVGDTGHGMSREVMDKIFEPFFTTKAIGKGTGLGLASVYGMVKQSGGYIYPESEVGKGTTFRIYLPRYQADKDEEVVAPKEKKREQRAADLTGTGRVLLVEDEEVVRNFAARALKRQGYKVLEASTGVEALEVMEKHKGKIDIVVSDVVMPEMDGPTLLKELRKTNPNLKIIFVSGYPNDAFKSALGDEDFAFLPKPFSLPQLAAKVKEELSRE from the coding sequence ATGCGCGAGCACGACGCAATCGAGCTGCCGTCCGCTCCCTTCGATGCCATTTCACCGATGCAGGGGCTGGGCAGCTACCTGCCGACCGTCGGCGCCATCGTCGCCGGCGCGATCATCGCGCTGGGCGTGGTGGCGAGCGGCGCGGGAACGCCCGTGCTCATCGCCGCGCTGGTGGCGCTGGCGACGGCCGGTGTGTTCTTCCTGCTCGCCTACTCCGCCGGCTACATCCGCTTCGGACAGCGCCTGCCGCTCGCCGAAGTGGTGAAGGCCGCCACCGACGGTCTCGATGTCGGCGTGATGATCGCGCGGCGCGAGGGCGAGCCGGTCTACGCCAACACGGCGTTCGAGGGCTTCATCGGGCGCGGCGAGCGCGATGCCGTCGTCGGCCTGCAGCAGTTTCTTGCCAGCGACGCGGCAGGGAGCGCCGCGCTGTTCCGCCTGACGCGCGCCGCCGAGCACGGCGAGGCGCTGTCTGAAGAATTTTCCATCGGCCGCATGGTCGTGGGCGGGCGCCCCCGCCGCACGCTGCAGCTCGCGGTCAATCCGCTTGCCGGCGATGGCGCGCAGGAACTCGTTCTCTGGCGCCTCACCGACGTCACCGCCGACCGCCAGCGCGAAGCGAACCGCGTCGCCGGCGTCGAGGTCCAGCTCGCGCAATTCGACAACGCTCCGATCGGCCTGGCGTCGGTTGCGGCCGACGGAACGCTGCTGCACGTCAACGGCACGCTCGGCCGCTGGATCGGTCGCACGCCGCGCGCCGTACTCGACGAGAGGCTGACGCTTGCCGATATCGCCTCGGGCGACGGCGCGGCGCTCGTCTCGCGCCTTACCGGCTCGGAGAGCCAGGAAGCGGCGACGCTCGACTTCGATCTCGCGCGTGAGGACGGCCGCGTCATGCCGGCTCGCCTCTTGGCGCGGGCGGTGCCGAGCGGCAAGGGCCTGACGGTGGCGATCGTCGATCTTGCCGGCGACGGCGCGGCGGAATTCGAAGAGGACGCGTCGGGCGCCCGCTTTGCCCGCTTTTTCCAGTCGGCGCCGTTTGGCATCGCGATGCTCGGCTCCGACGGGCGCATCGTGTCGGCGAACTCGTCGTTCTGCCGCATGCTGCTCGACGGTGCGGCCGGCACCGGCATCGCCGCTGCCGATGCGCTGGGCCGCGCCGCCGACGCCGAGACGCGCAAAGCGGTCGACGAGGCCCTGCAGCGGGTCATTTCGGGCCGCGTGCATACCGTGCCGATCGAGATCGCCGCCGGCGCCAAGCGCGATCACGTCACGCGCGTCTACATGAGCCCGTTCGCGGCGGGCGGTGCGCGCGAGGCGGCGATCCTCTATGTCGTCGACGCGACCGAGCAGAAGGCGCTGGAAGCGCGGTTTGCGCAGAGCCAGAAGATGGAAGTGGTCGGCAAGCTCGCGGGCGGCATCGCCCACGACTTCAACAACATGCTGACCGCGATCCTCGGCTTCTCCGACATGCTGCTCGCCCAGCATCGGCCGAAGGATGTTGCCTACAAGGACCTTACTAACATCAAGGCCAGCGCCAACCGCGCCGCCGAGCTGGTGCGCAAGTTGCTGGCCCTGGCCCGTCAGCAGACGCTGCAGAACGAGGTGATAAATCTCGGTGAGGTTCTCACCGATCAGTTCAACATGTTGAAGGGCTTCGTCAGCGAGAAGAGCGAGCTGAAGATCTCCACCTCGCCTGACCTGTGGACGGTGATGGTCGACAAGCACGAGTTCGAGCAGGCGCTGTACAACCTCGTCACCAACGCCAAGGACGCGATGCCGGATGGCGGCACGGTTGCCATCCGTGCCCGCAATGTTCCCGAGCGCGAGACACAGAAGTTCGAGAACCGCGAGTTCGTGCCGGGCGAGTACGTGCTGATCGAGGTCGGCGATACCGGCCACGGCATGAGCCGCGAGGTGATGGACAAGATCTTCGAGCCGTTCTTCACCACCAAGGCGATCGGCAAGGGCACAGGTCTCGGCCTCGCCTCGGTCTACGGCATGGTCAAGCAGTCGGGCGGCTACATCTACCCGGAGAGCGAGGTCGGCAAGGGCACGACCTTCCGCATCTACCTGCCGCGCTACCAGGCCGACAAGGACGAGGAAGTCGTCGCCCCGAAGGAGAAGAAGAGGGAGCAGCGCGCCGCCGATCTCACCGGCACCGGCCGCGTGCTCCTCGTCGAGGATGAGGAGGTCGTACGCAACTTCGCCGCCCGCGCCTTGAAGCGCCAGGGCTACAAGGTTCTCGAGGCCTCGACCGGCGTCGAGGCGCTCGAGGTCATGGAGAAGCACAAGGGCAAGATCGACATCGTCGTCTCCGACGTGGTCATGCCGGAGATGGACGGCCCGACGCTTCTCAAGGAGCTGCGCAAGACCAATCCCAACCTGAAGATCATCTTCGTCTCAGGTTATCCGAACGACGCCTTCAAGTCGGCGCTGGGTGACGAGGACTTCGCGTTCCTGCCCAAGCCCTTCTCGCTGCCGCAGCTCGCCGCCAAGGTGAAAGAGGAGCTTAGCCGCGAGTAA
- the dksA gene encoding RNA polymerase-binding protein DksA — protein sequence MTARAKSSSIVLPPDYRPSEDEPFMNERQRMYFRNKLLAWKDEIIRQTRETLVGLHEESTQHADLADRATSETDRALELRARDRQRKLVGKIDAALARIDDGSYGFCEETGEPIGLKRLDARPIATLSVEAQERHERRERVYRED from the coding sequence ATGACGGCGCGAGCCAAGTCTTCGTCGATTGTACTGCCGCCCGACTATCGTCCGAGTGAGGACGAGCCGTTCATGAACGAGCGCCAGCGGATGTATTTCCGCAACAAGCTGCTTGCCTGGAAAGACGAAATCATCCGCCAGACCCGCGAGACGCTGGTCGGGCTGCACGAGGAATCGACGCAGCACGCCGACCTAGCCGACCGCGCCACCTCCGAGACCGACCGGGCGCTGGAGCTGCGCGCGCGCGACCGCCAGCGCAAGCTCGTCGGCAAGATTGACGCGGCTCTGGCCCGCATCGATGACGGCTCGTACGGGTTCTGCGAGGAGACGGGCGAGCCGATCGGCTTGAAGCGCCTCGATGCGCGCCCGATCGCGACCTTGTCGGTCGAGGCGCAGGAGCGCCACGAGCGCCGCGAGCGCGTCTACCGCGAGGACTGA
- a CDS encoding AAA family ATPase — protein sequence MKFDGTRRYVATDDLKVAVNAAITLSRPLLIKGEPGTGKTALALEVADALKVPIIEWHIKSTTKAHQGLYEYDAVSRLRDSQLGDAKVHDIKNYIKRGKLWEGFVMDVRPVLLIDEIDKADIEFPNDLLQELDRMEFFVYETGETVKAVNRPIVIITSNNEKELPDAFLRRCFFHYIKFPDDETMRQIVEVHFPGLKGRLVSEAMRIFYEIRDVPGLKKKPSTSELLDWLKLLLNEDVQPETLRETDSRKLIPPLAGALLKNEQDLHLFERIAFMARRRGE from the coding sequence ATGAAGTTCGATGGAACGCGCCGCTACGTGGCGACGGACGACCTCAAGGTGGCTGTGAATGCAGCCATCACCCTGTCCCGCCCGCTGCTCATCAAGGGCGAGCCCGGCACCGGCAAGACCGCCCTGGCGCTCGAGGTAGCCGACGCGCTCAAGGTGCCGATCATCGAGTGGCATATAAAATCGACGACCAAGGCCCACCAGGGCCTCTACGAATATGACGCGGTCTCCCGCCTGCGCGACAGCCAGCTCGGCGACGCCAAGGTCCACGACATCAAGAACTACATCAAGCGCGGCAAGCTCTGGGAAGGGTTCGTCATGGACGTGCGCCCGGTGCTGCTGATCGACGAGATCGACAAGGCCGACATCGAGTTCCCCAACGACCTGTTGCAGGAGCTCGATCGCATGGAGTTCTTCGTCTACGAGACCGGCGAGACGGTAAAGGCGGTGAACCGCCCCATCGTCATCATCACCTCGAACAACGAGAAGGAGCTGCCCGACGCCTTCCTGCGCCGCTGCTTCTTCCACTACATCAAGTTCCCCGACGACGAGACGATGCGCCAGATCGTCGAGGTGCATTTCCCCGGCCTCAAGGGGCGGCTGGTTTCGGAGGCCATGCGCATCTTCTACGAGATCCGCGACGTGCCCGGCCTCAAGAAGAAGCCGTCGACGTCGGAGCTGCTCGACTGGCTGAAGCTCTTGTTGAACGAGGACGTACAGCCGGAGACGCTGCGCGAGACCGACAGCCGCAAGCTCATCCCGCCGCTCGCCGGCGCGCTGCTCAAGAACGAGCAGGACCTGCACCTGTTCGAGCGCATCGCCTTCATGGCGCGCCGCCGCGGCGAGTAG
- a CDS encoding DUF1801 domain-containing protein, whose amino-acid sequence MAVKKPRKPAKVAAKPRKTVAKAKPRKSATKVAKPRLLSGGNPQIAKGYGDAPVQAYIAAMPGWKSDVGRRLDALIVRTVPGVRKAVKWNSPLYGVEDNVWFLGVHVFAKYIKVAFFRGAALRPEPPGPSKQKDVRYLDIHEDDRFDEAQLARWIKQASKLPGERM is encoded by the coding sequence ATGGCCGTCAAGAAGCCCAGGAAGCCGGCGAAGGTCGCGGCGAAGCCGCGCAAGACGGTGGCGAAGGCGAAGCCGCGCAAGTCGGCAACGAAGGTGGCGAAGCCGCGTCTCCTTTCAGGCGGCAACCCGCAGATCGCCAAGGGCTACGGCGACGCGCCCGTGCAGGCCTATATCGCCGCCATGCCGGGCTGGAAGAGCGACGTCGGACGCCGCCTCGACGCGCTCATCGTCCGCACCGTCCCCGGCGTGCGCAAGGCAGTCAAGTGGAACTCGCCGTTGTATGGCGTCGAGGACAACGTCTGGTTCCTCGGCGTCCACGTCTTCGCGAAGTACATCAAGGTGGCTTTCTTCCGCGGCGCGGCGCTGCGTCCCGAGCCGCCCGGCCCGTCCAAGCAGAAGGACGTGCGCTACCTCGACATCCACGAGGACGATCGGTTCGACGAAGCGCAGCTCGCTCGCTGGATCAAGCAAGCGAGCAAGCTCCCCGGCGAACGCATGTGA